One region of bacterium genomic DNA includes:
- a CDS encoding BatD family protein produces the protein MAKIGRIFIIAGLILVPALGRADEPSLELTVDRTTASPGEPITAQVTVSGLTSPPQPVLKNADAFEIRPLGTSSQIQIVNGRYSASKTFQFQLMPRNAGEFTIGPAEITVGGKTYQSGTVTLTVAKGAQAPATPQEAGDRMAFVTAEVSETNPYVHQQIVYTFRFYSRVPLRGSELKAPDFSGFQKEQLGDVRHTQKVINGQTWDVNEIRWALFPVAPGETEIGPTEVDADLLLPSRRGPFRDPFFGEDPLFGNDPFFNGMFQPAQRRRFSADPIAVNVRPLPSEGRPGDFAGFVGTPRLSAQLSARDVEVGESATLTLSVQGNGDIRDVPAPRLDGGSDFKTYDDEPSFKSATGNQGLEGTKTFKKAIVPLRTGEMTLPPFRLSYFDPKTGQYQTVATDPIPIHVRPSSHPESTNLPISGGSETKKQEVTVLAHDLMPIDRGLSALGFQDVSPKMRSAFLLAAFVPFLGFLIAWQWRRRLDRIRSDSGFLKRERASKTAWQGVRNLGRATDREFPERAAHILRGFLGDKAGIDGGSLTPADVHARLEPLHVSRETRDAVRRFLEECDEALYGGQPVTAEFRKRLAEELGKLVERAGKEIRT, from the coding sequence GTGGCAAAGATTGGTAGGATTTTCATCATCGCGGGTTTGATCCTCGTCCCCGCCCTCGGGCGCGCCGACGAGCCGTCGCTTGAGCTGACGGTCGACCGGACGACGGCGTCCCCCGGAGAACCGATCACGGCACAGGTGACGGTGAGCGGTCTGACCAGCCCGCCCCAACCCGTCTTGAAAAACGCCGATGCGTTCGAGATTCGGCCCTTGGGGACCTCCTCGCAGATCCAAATCGTCAACGGGCGGTACAGCGCCTCCAAGACGTTCCAATTCCAGCTCATGCCGAGAAACGCCGGGGAGTTCACCATCGGGCCCGCCGAAATCACCGTCGGCGGCAAGACGTATCAAAGCGGCACGGTCACGCTCACCGTCGCGAAGGGCGCCCAGGCGCCGGCAACCCCTCAGGAGGCCGGCGACCGAATGGCGTTCGTGACGGCGGAGGTCTCGGAAACAAACCCCTACGTCCATCAGCAGATCGTCTATACCTTCCGCTTCTACAGCCGCGTTCCCCTCCGCGGCAGCGAGCTCAAGGCCCCCGATTTTTCCGGTTTCCAGAAGGAACAGTTGGGAGACGTCCGCCATACCCAAAAGGTCATCAACGGCCAGACGTGGGATGTGAACGAGATCCGGTGGGCCCTGTTTCCCGTCGCCCCCGGCGAGACGGAGATCGGACCCACGGAAGTGGACGCCGATCTCCTGCTCCCGTCGCGACGCGGACCGTTCCGTGATCCCTTCTTCGGCGAAGATCCCCTCTTCGGGAACGATCCGTTTTTCAACGGCATGTTCCAGCCGGCCCAGAGGCGGCGTTTCTCCGCCGATCCGATCGCCGTCAACGTCCGTCCACTTCCCTCGGAAGGAAGGCCGGGCGACTTCGCGGGATTCGTCGGAACGCCCCGGTTGAGCGCCCAACTGAGCGCGCGGGACGTCGAGGTCGGGGAGTCGGCGACACTCACCTTGAGCGTCCAGGGCAACGGCGATATCCGCGACGTCCCGGCTCCGCGACTGGACGGCGGCTCGGATTTCAAGACCTACGACGACGAGCCCAGTTTCAAGTCGGCCACGGGAAATCAGGGGCTGGAGGGGACGAAGACCTTCAAGAAGGCCATCGTGCCTCTCCGGACCGGGGAGATGACCCTTCCCCCCTTCCGTCTCAGCTACTTTGATCCGAAGACCGGGCAGTACCAGACCGTCGCGACCGATCCGATCCCCATCCATGTCCGCCCCTCGAGTCATCCTGAATCCACCAACCTGCCGATCTCGGGCGGGTCCGAAACTAAAAAGCAGGAGGTGACCGTCCTCGCCCACGATCTGATGCCGATCGACCGCGGCTTGTCGGCGCTGGGGTTCCAAGACGTCTCCCCGAAGATGCGCTCCGCCTTTCTCCTCGCGGCCTTCGTTCCGTTCTTGGGTTTCCTGATCGCCTGGCAATGGCGCCGGCGTCTCGATCGCATACGCTCCGATTCGGGATTCCTGAAACGTGAAAGGGCCTCCAAGACGGCCTGGCAAGGCGTCCGAAACCTCGGTCGGGCCACCGACCGCGAATTCCCGGAACGCGCCGCTCACATCTTGAGGGGATTTTTGGGCGACAAGGCCGGGATCGACGGCGGTTCCTTGACACCCGCGGACGTCCACGCACGCCTCGAGCCCCTTCACGTGTCCCGGGAGACGAGGGATGCCGTCCGGAGATTCCTGGAGGAATGCGACGAGGCGCTCTACGGCGGCCAACCGGTGACGGCCGAGTTCAGGAAACGCCTCGCCGAGGAACTGGGAAAATTGGTCGAACGGGCCGGAAAGGAGATCCGCACATGA
- a CDS encoding VWA domain-containing protein, giving the protein MRFGMPSCFYALLLIPPLIAFLIWGWRQRERALKRFVSAGLDKRLAADLSVTRRRWKNVLLIFAVSLSLVSLTRPQWGFRWEEVRRRGVDIMIAVDVSKSMLAGDVSPSRLERAKRKVEDFLNLLQGDRVGLIAFSGRAFVMTPLTLDYGAIRLFLDPLSPDLITAQGTNVGEAIDLGLKSLKQGNPDSQSLLLMSDGEDLSGDALDAAKKAAEQGVRIYALGVGTEGGAPIPAEGGGFKKDASGQIVLTRLDESILEKMASQTGGVYARSVADDRDLEAIYAGMRGKLEEKELKAGRQKHFIERYAWFLLPALLLLIAESLMSETKNGGLLKRRLALMILISALFSPLFGPKSAAAFNLPGTIQEGERLYRAGKYDDALQKFLSAQIDHPQDTRLQYNLGNTYYQLKRYEDARKLFDAAAKSASKDARLQERSLYNRGNAQFRSDKLEDAVSSYEEALKIDPKDEDARYNLELARRRLEQKKEQQQEQPKQPKSNQGQDQKNDQGRQQSAQDQKQGKSQEQQPKESQDQQQTAEPQDQQKKGGEKESQVPQKTQGNQEQEDHPGQGEQPVAGKMTRDEAERWLSTLHEDRGRIIPKGRQNGKGKSGKDW; this is encoded by the coding sequence ATGAGATTCGGAATGCCGTCCTGTTTCTACGCCCTGCTCCTGATCCCGCCGCTGATCGCGTTTCTCATCTGGGGATGGCGTCAGAGGGAGAGGGCCTTGAAGCGTTTCGTCAGTGCCGGCTTGGACAAACGTCTGGCCGCGGACCTTTCGGTCACGCGGAGACGATGGAAGAACGTCCTTTTGATTTTCGCCGTCTCTCTCTCCCTTGTCTCCCTCACGCGTCCCCAATGGGGTTTCCGTTGGGAGGAGGTCCGGCGCCGGGGCGTGGACATCATGATCGCCGTCGACGTCTCGAAGAGCATGCTGGCGGGCGATGTCTCGCCCAGCAGGCTGGAGCGCGCCAAGCGCAAGGTCGAGGACTTTTTGAACCTCCTGCAAGGCGACCGCGTGGGATTGATCGCCTTCTCGGGCCGCGCCTTCGTCATGACGCCCCTCACCCTCGACTACGGGGCCATCCGGCTCTTTCTGGATCCCCTGTCCCCCGACCTCATCACCGCCCAGGGAACCAACGTCGGGGAGGCGATCGATCTCGGGCTGAAGTCGTTGAAACAGGGAAACCCGGACAGCCAGTCGCTGCTCTTGATGTCCGACGGCGAGGACCTCTCGGGAGACGCCCTCGACGCCGCGAAGAAGGCCGCCGAACAGGGCGTCCGGATCTACGCCTTGGGTGTCGGCACGGAGGGCGGGGCGCCGATCCCGGCCGAAGGAGGAGGATTCAAGAAGGATGCCTCGGGACAAATCGTCCTCACCCGGCTGGATGAATCCATTCTGGAGAAAATGGCCTCGCAGACCGGCGGCGTCTACGCCCGCTCCGTCGCCGACGACCGCGACCTCGAGGCGATCTACGCCGGAATGCGAGGGAAGCTGGAAGAAAAGGAACTGAAGGCCGGACGGCAAAAGCACTTCATCGAGCGCTATGCGTGGTTCCTCTTGCCCGCCCTCCTCCTGCTGATCGCGGAGTCCTTAATGAGCGAAACCAAAAACGGCGGTTTGCTGAAGAGACGCCTGGCCCTCATGATCTTGATTTCCGCCCTTTTCTCTCCGCTTTTCGGTCCAAAGTCCGCCGCGGCCTTCAACCTCCCCGGCACAATCCAGGAGGGGGAACGTCTCTATCGGGCGGGGAAATACGACGACGCCCTCCAGAAATTCCTCTCGGCCCAGATCGACCACCCCCAGGACACCCGCCTCCAATACAATCTGGGCAATACCTACTACCAACTAAAGCGCTACGAAGACGCCCGGAAACTCTTCGATGCCGCCGCAAAATCCGCTTCGAAGGACGCGCGTCTTCAGGAGCGGTCGTTGTACAACCGCGGCAACGCCCAATTCCGCTCCGACAAATTGGAAGACGCCGTCTCCTCCTACGAAGAGGCCTTGAAGATCGATCCAAAGGATGAGGACGCGCGCTACAACCTGGAATTGGCCCGGCGCAGGCTGGAGCAGAAAAAAGAGCAACAACAAGAACAGCCGAAGCAACCAAAATCCAATCAGGGTCAGGATCAAAAGAATGATCAGGGCCGGCAACAGAGCGCGCAGGACCAGAAACAGGGCAAATCCCAAGAACAACAACCGAAGGAATCGCAAGACCAACAGCAGACGGCGGAACCGCAAGACCAGCAGAAGAAGGGAGGGGAAAAGGAATCACAGGTCCCTCAGAAAACGCAGGGAAATCAAGAGCAAGAGGATCATCCGGGTCAGGGCGAACAACCCGTCGCGGGGAAGATGACGCGCGACGAGGCGGAGCGCTGGCTCTCCACCTTGCATGAGGACCGGGGACGGATTATTCCCAAGGGCCGTCAGAACGGGAAAGGCAAAAGTGGCAAAGATTGGTAG
- a CDS encoding VWA domain-containing protein has translation MTFADPSFLLLFLIALPALILFHSKGAPLLYSSLEGLKTGPSPDSGPRPVSAWRRHIPLLLRLTAASLMILALARPQTGRKQTEILSEGVDIILTLDTSGSMRAMDFTIGGREVTRLDAVKAVVSDFLQRRPGDRLGMVVFGEQAFTQAPLTLDHDLLQTLLQDLTIGMAGDATAIGSAVGVSVNRLKDLKAKSKIVVLLTDGRSNAGDLTPKQAAEAAAAFGVKIYTIGVGSEGPAPFVIDSLFGPQTVYQEADLDEPTLQEIAEITHARYFRAKDTKSLSEIYGEIDRLEKSQAKVKEYMEYEERFSWFLIPGLSLLLAEIVLTRTWLRKIP, from the coding sequence GTGACCTTCGCGGATCCGTCCTTTCTCCTTCTCTTTTTGATCGCCCTCCCCGCCCTGATCCTGTTTCATTCGAAGGGCGCCCCCCTTCTCTATTCGAGCCTGGAGGGCTTGAAGACCGGTCCGTCCCCGGATTCGGGGCCCCGCCCCGTCTCCGCCTGGAGGCGCCACATCCCCCTGCTCCTGCGCCTGACGGCCGCCTCGCTGATGATCCTCGCCCTGGCGCGCCCCCAGACCGGAAGGAAGCAGACGGAAATCTTGAGCGAAGGCGTCGACATCATACTGACCCTCGACACGTCCGGAAGCATGCGGGCGATGGACTTCACGATCGGGGGCCGGGAGGTGACCCGCCTCGACGCGGTGAAAGCCGTCGTCTCCGATTTCCTCCAAAGGCGTCCGGGCGACCGCCTGGGCATGGTCGTCTTCGGCGAGCAGGCCTTCACGCAGGCCCCCCTCACCCTCGACCACGACCTCCTCCAAACCTTGCTCCAGGACCTGACCATCGGCATGGCGGGAGACGCCACGGCGATCGGGTCGGCCGTCGGGGTCAGCGTGAACCGGCTGAAGGACTTGAAGGCCAAATCGAAGATCGTGGTCCTTTTGACCGACGGCCGGAGCAACGCGGGGGATCTAACCCCCAAGCAGGCGGCCGAGGCGGCCGCCGCCTTCGGCGTGAAGATCTACACGATCGGCGTGGGCTCCGAAGGCCCCGCCCCCTTCGTCATCGACTCCCTGTTCGGCCCGCAGACGGTCTATCAGGAGGCCGACTTGGACGAACCGACTCTGCAAGAAATCGCGGAGATCACGCATGCGCGCTATTTCCGCGCCAAGGACACGAAGTCGCTGTCCGAGATCTATGGCGAGATCGACCGTCTGGAAAAAAGCCAGGCCAAGGTGAAGGAGTACATGGAGTACGAGGAGCGTTTTTCCTGGTTCCTCATCCCCGGACTCTCATTGCTTCTGGCGGAAATCGTCCTGACCAGGACCTGGTTGAGGAAGATCCCATGA
- a CDS encoding DUF58 domain-containing protein, whose translation MMPANTQVLSPEVLAKLKGIQFRMRSLVTELFAGEYVSAFKGRGMEFEEVRPYQPGDDVRAIDWNVTARTGTPFLKIYREERELTLLFLVDVSASMRFGSVRQFKSEMAAEATALLAYAALKSNDKIGLVIFSDHVEHYLPPKKGRAHIWRVIRDILTHRSKATKTDLKLPLEFLNRVAKRRVVAFLISDFLGGGYDQVLRRTARHHDLVAISIDDPREKHIPNVGLIELRDAETGRLALVNTRDGALRRQWQESFSSVRARRDRLFRQSGVDHIALGTEGSAVDPLVQFFRRRERRR comes from the coding sequence ATGATGCCGGCGAATACGCAAGTCCTCTCCCCCGAAGTCCTGGCGAAGTTGAAGGGAATCCAGTTCCGCATGCGGTCTCTCGTCACCGAGCTGTTCGCCGGCGAATACGTCTCCGCCTTCAAGGGACGGGGCATGGAATTCGAGGAGGTCCGGCCCTACCAGCCCGGGGACGACGTCCGCGCCATCGACTGGAACGTCACGGCCCGCACGGGGACGCCGTTCTTGAAGATCTACCGCGAGGAGCGCGAGCTCACCCTCCTCTTTCTGGTCGACGTCTCCGCCTCCATGCGGTTCGGGAGCGTGCGGCAGTTCAAGAGCGAGATGGCGGCCGAGGCGACGGCCCTCCTGGCCTACGCCGCTCTGAAGAGCAACGACAAGATCGGTCTCGTCATCTTTTCCGACCACGTGGAGCACTACCTCCCGCCGAAGAAGGGCCGCGCTCACATCTGGAGGGTCATCCGGGACATCCTCACCCACCGGTCGAAGGCGACGAAAACCGATCTCAAACTCCCCCTGGAGTTCTTGAACCGCGTGGCCAAACGAAGGGTCGTGGCCTTCCTCATCTCGGACTTCTTGGGCGGCGGCTATGATCAGGTCCTCCGCCGGACGGCGCGGCACCACGACCTGGTCGCGATCTCCATCGACGATCCCCGCGAGAAGCATATCCCGAACGTGGGGCTCATCGAGCTTCGCGACGCCGAAACGGGGAGACTCGCCCTGGTCAACACCCGCGACGGAGCCCTGCGGCGGCAATGGCAGGAGTCGTTCTCATCGGTCCGGGCCAGGAGGGACCGGCTTTTCCGGCAGTCGGGGGTCGACCACATCGCCCTGGGCACGGAGGGGTCCGCCGTCGACCCGCTCGTGCAATTTTTCCGGAGACGCGAGAGAAGGCGCTAG
- a CDS encoding AAA family ATPase has translation MDPQTIGREVEKQAPAMARLVEEIGRVIIGQKAMIDRLMIGLLADGHLLVEGVPGLAKTTAVKTLARAIDTKFQRLQFTPDLLPADLIGTQVYSPKDSSFSVKKGPIFANLILADEINRAPAKVQSALLEAMQERQVTIGGETFPLPKPFLVMATQNPIEQEGTYPLPEAEVDRFLLKIRIDYPSREEEIQIMRRMGVGETAAVRPVLHPDDILKARATTETIFMDEKLYHYIADVVFATREPEKFGLADLKPLIQFGASPRASIYLTRAARAHAFLQGRGYVTPQDIKSIGLDVLRHRVLITYEAEAQDLTSETIVQRIFDKIDVP, from the coding sequence ATGGACCCTCAAACGATCGGACGTGAAGTCGAGAAGCAGGCACCGGCCATGGCCCGGCTGGTGGAAGAAATCGGTCGTGTCATCATCGGCCAGAAGGCCATGATCGACCGGCTGATGATCGGGCTCCTGGCCGACGGCCACCTCCTGGTGGAGGGGGTCCCGGGGCTGGCCAAGACCACCGCCGTCAAGACGCTCGCCCGGGCGATCGACACCAAATTTCAGCGGCTCCAGTTCACGCCGGACCTGCTCCCTGCGGATTTGATCGGCACCCAGGTCTACTCGCCCAAGGACAGCAGCTTCAGCGTCAAGAAGGGGCCGATCTTCGCCAACCTGATCCTTGCCGACGAGATCAACCGCGCTCCGGCGAAGGTCCAAAGCGCGCTTTTGGAGGCCATGCAGGAGCGCCAGGTCACCATCGGCGGCGAGACCTTCCCGCTTCCGAAGCCTTTCCTGGTCATGGCGACGCAGAACCCGATCGAGCAGGAGGGCACGTATCCCCTCCCCGAGGCCGAGGTGGACCGGTTTCTCCTCAAGATCCGGATCGACTATCCGTCCCGCGAGGAAGAGATCCAGATCATGAGGAGGATGGGTGTCGGTGAGACGGCCGCCGTCCGGCCCGTCCTGCATCCGGACGACATCCTCAAGGCCCGCGCCACGACCGAGACGATCTTCATGGATGAGAAGCTGTATCACTACATCGCCGACGTGGTCTTTGCGACACGCGAGCCCGAAAAGTTCGGGCTGGCCGATTTGAAGCCCCTGATCCAATTCGGGGCCTCCCCGCGCGCCTCCATCTACCTGACCCGCGCGGCCCGCGCCCACGCCTTCCTGCAGGGGCGGGGCTACGTCACGCCCCAGGACATCAAGTCGATCGGGTTGGACGTCCTTCGCCACCGCGTCCTCATCACCTACGAGGCCGAGGCCCAGGATTTGACCTCCGAGACGATCGTTCAGAGAATCTTCGATAAGATCGACGTGCCTTAA
- the rpoZ gene encoding DNA-directed RNA polymerase subunit omega produces MARITVEDCLDHCENRFALVHIASKRARELFKGIDPLIQCKNREVVTALREIAAGKVGYQGGPEAPVEEAPAPIRKSRRS; encoded by the coding sequence TTGGCCCGCATCACCGTCGAAGATTGTCTCGATCACTGTGAAAATCGTTTCGCCCTGGTCCACATCGCCTCCAAGCGCGCGCGAGAGCTCTTCAAGGGCATCGACCCGTTGATCCAGTGCAAGAACCGCGAGGTTGTGACGGCCCTCCGCGAGATCGCGGCGGGCAAGGTCGGCTACCAGGGCGGCCCCGAGGCCCCCGTCGAAGAAGCGCCGGCCCCGATCCGCAAATCCCGAAGATCCTAA
- a CDS encoding GAF domain-containing sensor histidine kinase produces the protein MTPPTGSSISKASAPVGSPKFLDFRFQDFTARHVFTAKLRLVIIIGFWGLVSGFYPWILTLDQPIMLIISLTFVMTTVCYFFILRGVAPVFFFILELVADVAAQTVLVYLTGGEKSNFYTIYIIYCAAGGLFYNYRVSVVISVIILSFYSSLLAATHLGWIGEFSYPLTQPGLFSGLGPLQNLALLVVFLVVAIYGIWLASYFTQIRERALEAKNRELMALSRISALTRSGITLERVRTEVVKGVHDGMGYPAGFLLYQDIAAERIRVFLLEKSPIVEELKKILHFNPSDIYLPIDDETNQVYQAMRKKKLIIRNEFAEVLKGAVPEIPREQAEALQTRFGFHKFVAAPLVAEGQVLGALIGVSRDKWIEPDAIRAFEGFADQAALMLDNAMLIAELKRKNIELERVSRVKSEFLATMSHELRTPLTAIIGFSELLLEDVMGTSNPEQKESLREVLVNGENLLQMINGLLDLAKIESGKMELTLGPVDMVDLLERVHRMIASLLQKKNQHYETRVLTQPFPVVYADEKKLQQVLLNLLSNAVKFTPNGGSIAVSVEYLADGEREGTMHVEVSDTGIGIQPRDAQTIFESFKQVDSSFTREYQGTGLGLALVKQFVDLHHGKIRVESEVGRGSRFIFSIPNKNIA, from the coding sequence GTGACTCCCCCGACCGGTTCCTCGATTTCCAAGGCCTCCGCCCCCGTCGGGAGCCCGAAATTCCTCGATTTTCGGTTTCAGGACTTCACCGCCCGTCACGTCTTCACGGCCAAGCTCCGTCTCGTCATCATCATCGGTTTTTGGGGGCTGGTGTCGGGGTTCTATCCGTGGATCCTGACCCTCGACCAGCCGATCATGCTGATCATCAGCCTGACCTTCGTGATGACGACGGTCTGCTACTTTTTCATCCTGCGAGGCGTCGCACCGGTCTTCTTTTTCATTTTGGAATTGGTTGCGGACGTCGCGGCCCAGACGGTGCTGGTCTACCTGACCGGCGGCGAAAAGAGCAATTTTTACACGATCTACATCATCTACTGCGCGGCCGGCGGACTTTTTTACAACTACCGCGTCTCGGTCGTCATTTCGGTCATCATTCTCTCGTTCTATTCGTCGCTCCTGGCCGCGACGCATCTGGGGTGGATCGGGGAGTTCTCGTACCCCCTCACGCAGCCGGGACTCTTTTCGGGGCTGGGGCCGCTTCAGAATCTGGCGCTTCTGGTCGTCTTCTTGGTGGTCGCCATCTATGGCATCTGGCTCGCGAGCTATTTCACCCAGATCCGGGAACGCGCCTTGGAGGCCAAGAACCGCGAGTTGATGGCCTTGAGCCGCATCTCGGCCCTGACCCGGAGCGGCATCACGCTGGAGCGGGTGCGCACGGAGGTCGTCAAGGGCGTCCACGACGGGATGGGCTATCCGGCGGGTTTCCTCTTGTATCAGGATATCGCGGCGGAGCGGATCCGGGTCTTTCTCCTGGAGAAGTCGCCCATCGTGGAGGAATTGAAGAAGATCCTGCATTTCAACCCTTCGGACATTTATCTTCCGATCGACGACGAGACGAACCAGGTCTATCAGGCGATGCGGAAAAAGAAGCTCATCATCCGGAACGAGTTCGCGGAGGTCTTGAAAGGCGCCGTGCCGGAAATCCCCCGCGAACAGGCCGAGGCCCTCCAGACGCGCTTCGGGTTTCATAAGTTCGTGGCGGCGCCGCTGGTGGCGGAAGGCCAGGTCCTGGGGGCGTTGATCGGGGTCAGCCGCGACAAGTGGATCGAGCCGGACGCCATCCGCGCCTTTGAGGGATTCGCCGACCAGGCCGCCCTCATGCTCGACAACGCGATGCTCATCGCCGAACTCAAGCGCAAGAACATCGAACTGGAACGCGTGAGCCGCGTGAAGTCCGAATTTCTGGCCACCATGTCCCACGAACTCCGGACGCCTTTGACCGCCATCATCGGTTTTTCGGAGCTTCTTTTGGAAGACGTCATGGGAACGTCCAATCCGGAGCAGAAGGAGAGCCTTCGCGAGGTGCTGGTCAACGGCGAGAATCTTCTTCAGATGATCAACGGCCTGTTGGATCTGGCGAAAATCGAGTCCGGCAAAATGGAATTGACGCTCGGGCCCGTCGACATGGTGGATCTCTTGGAGCGCGTGCATCGGATGATCGCGTCGCTGTTGCAGAAAAAGAATCAACATTACGAGACGCGCGTCCTCACACAGCCGTTTCCGGTCGTCTACGCGGACGAGAAAAAGCTCCAACAGGTCTTGCTGAATCTCCTTTCCAACGCCGTGAAGTTCACGCCGAACGGGGGAAGCATCGCCGTCAGCGTGGAGTATCTGGCGGATGGAGAACGCGAGGGGACGATGCATGTGGAGGTCTCGGACACGGGCATCGGCATCCAGCCCAGGGATGCCCAGACGATCTTCGAATCCTTCAAACAGGTCGACAGTTCCTTCACCCGCGAATATCAGGGCACGGGGCTGGGACTGGCCCTGGTCAAGCAGTTCGTCGACCTCCACCACGGCAAGATCCGGGTGGAGAGCGAAGTCGGTCGAGGTTCCCGCTTTATCTTCTCGATTCCTAATAAGAATATCGCTTGA
- the gspC gene encoding type II secretion system protein GspC, with product MYSLRRYDWTLQLAALIVCAYFLARAITTYWGGVLESASVAVTEVPVAPSAPAETGEGGEASLDLYKVIEERNIFNSAEVAAPETGPSDLSSQQLGEMGPAVKTSLDIKVQSTLVIGDGTDRRSSAMISGGKTKGSKAFFVTDEETFAPNVKLTKVDKDRIEFVNNGRLEYAELEDWASKKSVFLPPEEVHGRDAKGAADRGKTAEDTGASAGKIVLDQKEVDDALQNLDKLQQEVRIVPNFQDGKPAGMKVLSIKPGGLVSKLGIRRGDVLEKVNGQELDIRRGMELFSNMKDSKNFSLDVTRGGKNQTLEYEIK from the coding sequence ATGTATTCGCTTCGTCGCTATGACTGGACCCTTCAACTGGCGGCCTTGATCGTGTGCGCCTACTTCCTGGCCCGCGCGATCACGACGTATTGGGGGGGCGTCTTGGAGTCCGCGAGCGTCGCCGTCACGGAGGTGCCCGTGGCCCCGTCCGCTCCCGCGGAAACCGGCGAGGGAGGAGAGGCCTCTCTCGACCTCTACAAGGTGATCGAGGAGCGGAACATCTTCAATTCGGCGGAGGTCGCCGCTCCCGAAACCGGCCCGTCGGATCTCAGTTCGCAGCAACTGGGCGAGATGGGGCCCGCGGTGAAAACGAGCCTGGACATCAAGGTCCAGAGCACGCTCGTCATCGGGGACGGGACGGACCGCCGGTCGTCGGCCATGATTTCGGGAGGCAAGACCAAGGGCAGCAAGGCCTTCTTCGTGACCGACGAGGAGACCTTCGCTCCCAACGTGAAACTCACCAAGGTGGACAAGGACCGCATCGAATTCGTCAACAACGGGCGTCTGGAATACGCGGAGCTGGAGGACTGGGCCTCGAAGAAGAGCGTCTTCTTGCCTCCCGAAGAGGTGCACGGCAGGGATGCGAAAGGGGCGGCTGATAGAGGAAAAACCGCTGAAGACACCGGCGCCTCAGCCGGAAAAATCGTTCTGGATCAAAAAGAAGTTGATGATGCGCTCCAAAACCTGGATAAATTGCAGCAGGAAGTGCGCATCGTCCCGAATTTCCAGGATGGAAAGCCGGCGGGCATGAAGGTGCTTTCGATCAAGCCGGGTGGACTTGTCAGCAAACTGGGCATCCGCCGCGGCGACGTCCTCGAAAAAGTGAACGGCCAGGAGTTGGACATCAGAAGGGGCATGGAACTCTTCAGCAACATGAAAGATTCCAAAAACTTCTCACTGGACGTCACTCGAGGGGGCAAAAATCAGACACTCGAATATGAAATCAAATAG